One Primulina huaijiensis isolate GDHJ02 chromosome 5, ASM1229523v2, whole genome shotgun sequence DNA segment encodes these proteins:
- the LOC140976187 gene encoding CDPK-related kinase 5-like isoform X1, with the protein MGICVSKTKQSPEPNFQSSDEIKPENIPVEDKGNWIPAKSNEEDASTSGNFEESGKNEENPGAGKKSPFFRFYSPSPAHYFFSKKSPARSPAPSSGTPLRFFKRPFPPPSPAKHIRAVLARRHGSVKPNEAAIPEGKEVSEAAGLDKSFGFSKNFYSKYDLGEEVGRGHFGYTCRAKFKKGELKGQEVAVKVIPKTKMTTAIAIEDVRKEVKILRALTGHSNLIQFYDAYEDHDNVYVVMELCEGGELLDRILSRGGKYSEDDAKTVMMQILNVVSFCHLQGVVHRDLKPENFLFTSKDENSLLKAIDFGLSDFVKPDERLNDIVGSAYYVAPEVLHRSYSTEADVWSIGVIAYILLCGSRPFWARTESGIFRAVVKAEPTYDEQPWPTLSSEAKDFVRRLLNKDPRKRMTAAQAMCHPWIRDTNDIKVPLDISIFKLMKVYMRSSPLRKAALRALSKTLTADELFYLKEQFAMLEPNKNGTISLDNIKAVGFLPIILIISLFRIKTQFFLLAQALKIYATDAMNESRIYDFLASLNALQYRRMDFVEFCAAALSVHQLEALDRWEQHARCAYELFEKEGNRTIMIEELASELGLSPSVPVHAVLHDWIRHTDGKLSFLGFVKLLHGVSSRSLAKVH; encoded by the exons ATGGGGATTTGTGTCTCGAAAACCAAGCAGTCGCCGGAGCCCAATTTCCAATCTTCTGATGAAATCAAGCCCGAAAATATCCCAGTTGAGGATAAGGGTAATTGGATTCCGGCCAAGAGTAATGAAGAAGATGCATCAACTTCTGGGAATTTCGAGGAAAGTGGGAAAAATGAGGAGAACCCAGGAGCAGGTAAGAAGTCACCTTTTTTCCGGTTCTACAGCCCAAGCCCGGCGCATTACTTTTTCTCGAAGAAGTCTCCGGCGAGATCTCCAGCTCCTTCGAGCGGTACACCGTTGAGGTTTTTCAAGAGGCCGTTCCCGCCGCCTTCTCCGGCGAAGCACATCAGGGCGGTGCTGGCGCGGCGGCACGGCTCTGTGAAGCCAAACGAGGCAGCTATACCGGAGGGGAAAGAGGTGTCGGAGGCGGCGGGATTGGATAAGAGCTTTGGGTTTTCGAAGAATTTCTATAGTAAATATGATCTGGGAGAGGAGGTGGGGAGAGGGCATTTTGGATACACTTGCAGGGCTAAGTTCAAAAAGGGGGAGCTTAAAGGGCAGGAGGTTGCTGTTAAGGTCATACCGAAAACAAAG ATGACCACTGCAATAGCGATAGAGGATGTAAGAAAGGAGGTGAAAATATTGAGAGCTTTGACTGGACACAGCAACCTGATACAATTTTATGATGCTTATGAAGACCACGACAATGTCTATGTGGTGATGGA GTTATGTGAGGGAGGCGAGCTTTTGGATAGAATACTTTCAAG GGGTGGCAAGTATTCAGAAGATGATGCAAAGACTGTGATGATGCAAATATTGAATGTTGTTTCTTTCTGCCATCTCCAAGGGGTCGTACACCGAGATCTTAAACCCGAG aatTTCTTGTTCACATCCAAAGACGAAAACTCACTATTGAAGGCAATAGATTTCGGATTATCAGATTTTGTTAAACCAG ATGAGCGGCTTAATGATATTGTTGGCAGTGCATATTATGTGGCACCGGAAGTCTTACATAGATCATACAGTACTGAGGCTGATGTCTGGAGTATTGGTGTGATAGCTTACATATTATTGTGTGGAAGCCGTCCATTTTGGGCTAGAACTGAATCTGGCATCTTTCGAGCTGTTGTAAAAGCTGAACCGACTTATGATGAACAACCTTGGCCTACTCTTTCTTCAGAGGCAAAAGACTTTGTCAGACGTCTGTTGAATAAAGATCCACGTAAAAGAATGACTGCCGCTCAGGCCATGT GCCATCCTTGGATCAGAGATACAAATGACATAAAAGTCCCGTTGGATATATCAATATTCAAACTCATGAAAGTTTATATGCGGTCATCTCCCCTCAGGAAAGCTGCTTTAAGG GCTTTATCAAAAACGCTTACAGCGGATGAACTATTCTATCTGAAGGAGCAATTTGCGATGTTGGAACCTAACAAGAATGGGACCATAAGTCTAGACAATATTAAAGCCGTTGGTTTTTTGCCCATTATTCTAATCATTTCTTTGTTTCGAATCAAAACTCAGTTTTTTTTACTTGCTCAGGCCTTGAAGATATACGCAACCGATGCTATGAATGAATCACGCATCTATGACTTTCTTGCTTCC CTCAACGCCCTTCAATACAGAAGAATGGATTTTGTAGAATTCTGTGCCGCTGCATTAAGTGTCCATCAGTTAGAAGCTCTAGACAGATGGGAACAACACGCTCGTTGTGCCTACGAACTCTTCGAAAAGGAAGGGAACAGAACCATCATGATCGAAGAATTAGCTTCG GAACTTGGCCTCAGCCCTTCTGTACCTGTTCATGCCGTTCTCCATGACTGGATTAGACACACAGATGGAAAACTCAGTTTCCTCGGATTCGTCAAGTTGTTGCATGGTGTTTCCAGCCGGTCTCTCGCCAAAGTTCATTGA
- the LOC140976187 gene encoding CDPK-related kinase 5-like isoform X2, which yields MGICVSKTKQSPEPNFQSSDEIKPENIPVEDKGNWIPAKSNEEDASTSGNFEESGKNEENPGAGKKSPFFRFYSPSPAHYFFSKKSPARSPAPSSGTPLRFFKRPFPPPSPAKHIRAVLARRHGSVKPNEAAIPEGKEVSEAAGLDKSFGFSKNFYSKYDLGEEVGRGHFGYTCRAKFKKGELKGQEVAVKVIPKTKMTTAIAIEDVRKEVKILRALTGHSNLIQFYDAYEDHDNVYVVMELCEGGELLDRILSRGGKYSEDDAKTVMMQILNVVSFCHLQGVVHRDLKPENFLFTSKDENSLLKAIDFGLSDFVKPDERLNDIVGSAYYVAPEVLHRSYSTEADVWSIGVIAYILLCGSRPFWARTESGIFRAVVKAEPTYDEQPWPTLSSEAKDFVRRLLNKDPRKRMTAAQAMCHPWIRDTNDIKVPLDISIFKLMKVYMRSSPLRKAALRALSKTLTADELFYLKEQFAMLEPNKNGTISLDNIKAALKIYATDAMNESRIYDFLASLNALQYRRMDFVEFCAAALSVHQLEALDRWEQHARCAYELFEKEGNRTIMIEELASELGLSPSVPVHAVLHDWIRHTDGKLSFLGFVKLLHGVSSRSLAKVH from the exons ATGGGGATTTGTGTCTCGAAAACCAAGCAGTCGCCGGAGCCCAATTTCCAATCTTCTGATGAAATCAAGCCCGAAAATATCCCAGTTGAGGATAAGGGTAATTGGATTCCGGCCAAGAGTAATGAAGAAGATGCATCAACTTCTGGGAATTTCGAGGAAAGTGGGAAAAATGAGGAGAACCCAGGAGCAGGTAAGAAGTCACCTTTTTTCCGGTTCTACAGCCCAAGCCCGGCGCATTACTTTTTCTCGAAGAAGTCTCCGGCGAGATCTCCAGCTCCTTCGAGCGGTACACCGTTGAGGTTTTTCAAGAGGCCGTTCCCGCCGCCTTCTCCGGCGAAGCACATCAGGGCGGTGCTGGCGCGGCGGCACGGCTCTGTGAAGCCAAACGAGGCAGCTATACCGGAGGGGAAAGAGGTGTCGGAGGCGGCGGGATTGGATAAGAGCTTTGGGTTTTCGAAGAATTTCTATAGTAAATATGATCTGGGAGAGGAGGTGGGGAGAGGGCATTTTGGATACACTTGCAGGGCTAAGTTCAAAAAGGGGGAGCTTAAAGGGCAGGAGGTTGCTGTTAAGGTCATACCGAAAACAAAG ATGACCACTGCAATAGCGATAGAGGATGTAAGAAAGGAGGTGAAAATATTGAGAGCTTTGACTGGACACAGCAACCTGATACAATTTTATGATGCTTATGAAGACCACGACAATGTCTATGTGGTGATGGA GTTATGTGAGGGAGGCGAGCTTTTGGATAGAATACTTTCAAG GGGTGGCAAGTATTCAGAAGATGATGCAAAGACTGTGATGATGCAAATATTGAATGTTGTTTCTTTCTGCCATCTCCAAGGGGTCGTACACCGAGATCTTAAACCCGAG aatTTCTTGTTCACATCCAAAGACGAAAACTCACTATTGAAGGCAATAGATTTCGGATTATCAGATTTTGTTAAACCAG ATGAGCGGCTTAATGATATTGTTGGCAGTGCATATTATGTGGCACCGGAAGTCTTACATAGATCATACAGTACTGAGGCTGATGTCTGGAGTATTGGTGTGATAGCTTACATATTATTGTGTGGAAGCCGTCCATTTTGGGCTAGAACTGAATCTGGCATCTTTCGAGCTGTTGTAAAAGCTGAACCGACTTATGATGAACAACCTTGGCCTACTCTTTCTTCAGAGGCAAAAGACTTTGTCAGACGTCTGTTGAATAAAGATCCACGTAAAAGAATGACTGCCGCTCAGGCCATGT GCCATCCTTGGATCAGAGATACAAATGACATAAAAGTCCCGTTGGATATATCAATATTCAAACTCATGAAAGTTTATATGCGGTCATCTCCCCTCAGGAAAGCTGCTTTAAGG GCTTTATCAAAAACGCTTACAGCGGATGAACTATTCTATCTGAAGGAGCAATTTGCGATGTTGGAACCTAACAAGAATGGGACCATAAGTCTAGACAATATTAAAGCC GCCTTGAAGATATACGCAACCGATGCTATGAATGAATCACGCATCTATGACTTTCTTGCTTCC CTCAACGCCCTTCAATACAGAAGAATGGATTTTGTAGAATTCTGTGCCGCTGCATTAAGTGTCCATCAGTTAGAAGCTCTAGACAGATGGGAACAACACGCTCGTTGTGCCTACGAACTCTTCGAAAAGGAAGGGAACAGAACCATCATGATCGAAGAATTAGCTTCG GAACTTGGCCTCAGCCCTTCTGTACCTGTTCATGCCGTTCTCCATGACTGGATTAGACACACAGATGGAAAACTCAGTTTCCTCGGATTCGTCAAGTTGTTGCATGGTGTTTCCAGCCGGTCTCTCGCCAAAGTTCATTGA
- the LOC140976188 gene encoding uncharacterized protein: MEWATVQHLDLRHADRSSKPVQPHAAAFHPNQAIVSVAIGTCIVEFDAYTGSKIASVDIGSPVVRMTYNPMGGHSLIAILEDCTIRSCDFDSEQTCVLHSPEKRTEQITPDTEVHLALTPLQPVVFFGFHKKMSVTVVGTVEGGKAPTKIKTDLKKPIVNLACHPRLPAFYVAYQDGLIRAYNIHTYAVHYTLQLDNTIRLQGAGAFAFHPTLEWIFVGDRRGTLLAWDVSTERPMMIGITQVGSQPITSLAWLPVLRLLVTLSKDGSVQVWKTRVTVNPNRPPTQVNFFEPAAIESMDIPRILSQQGGEAVYPLPRIRSFEVHPKLNLAALLFSSMAGGDNRKNRAAYTREGRKQLFAVLQSARGSSASVLKEKLASLGSSGILADHQLQAQLQEHHMKGQSQLTISDIARKAFLYSHFMEGNAKSSPISRLPLITVLDTKYHLRDFPICQPFHLELNFFNKENRVLHYPIRAFYIEGANLVAYNLTSGVENIYKKLYNSIPGNVEFHPKYVVYSKKQHMFLVVYEFSGTTNEVVLYWENTDSQLANSKSTNFKGVDAAFIGLNENQFAILDGDKTGLAVYMLPGAASKESIEKNGAVDKNDAVDTEVASIKGPLSFLFESDVDRIFSTPLESTLMFCSQGDQIGLAKLIQGYRLSNADGHYISTKAEGRKFIKLKANETVLQVQWQETLRGFVAGILTTQRVLIVTADLDILASSSAKFDKGVPSFRSLLWLGPALLFSTSTSIKMLGWDGKVRTILSISMPNAVLVGALNDRLLLASPTDVNVRQKKKYEIKNCLVGLLEPLLIGFSTMQQHFEQKLDLSEVLYQITSRFDSLRITPRSLDVLARGSPVCGDLAVSLSQSGPQFTQVLRGEYAIKALRFSTALSALRDEFLRSRDYPRCPPTSHLFHRFRQLGYACIRYGQYDSAKETFEVIADFESMLDLFICHLNPSAMRRLAQKLEEEGTNSELRRYCERILRVRSTGWTQGIFANFAAESMVPKGPEWGGGNWEIKTAMNLKDIPQWELAAEVMPYMKTDDGTIPSIVTDHIGVYLGLIKGRGNVVEVREDSLAKAFKAGGIKTNGLQQLLASPISNNPKEAPEGDSLMGLETLSQKHAGSGAEDAQAKAEEEFKKSIYGSGADGSSSDEEGTSKTKRLHIRIRDKPVESTKVDVSKIKEATKQLGLPISRTKSLTSSSPDLGLVVPQPAPTTSGTAAAHTSFPADMFGTDAFVQPTPALQPTSMGPGVGLTAGPIPEDFFQNTISSLQVAASLPPAGTFLSRLDQNPQGTESDKIPATLGTAVTMDTGLPGGGVPPQVTQQPVPYESIGLPDGGIPPHSVPQPAAPSQPPTLMSQAPVSTQPLDLSSLEAPGSKTSAKPAERSASPPKAVRPGQVPRGAAAAVCFKIGLVHLEQNQLSDALSCFDEAFLALAKDQSRGDDIKAQATICAQYKIAVTLLQEINRLRKVQGPSAISAKDEMARLSRHLGSLPLLAKHRINCIRTAIKRNMDVQNYAYSKQMLELLLSKAPPGKQDELRSLVDICIQRGLSNKSIDPLEDPSQFCAATLSRLSTIGYDVCDLCGAKFSALSSPGCIICGMGSIKRSDAIAGPVPSPFG, translated from the exons ATGGAGTGGGCGACGGTGCAACATTTGGATCTCCGACATGCGGATCGGAGCTCCAAGCCGGTACAACCTCACGCCGCTGCATTCCACCCAAATCAGGCAATTGTATCCGTGGCCATAGGCACTTGTATAGTAG AGTTTGATGCATATACCGGAAGCAAGATTGCATCTGTGGACATCGGGTCACCTGTTGTACGCATGACATATAATCCCATGGGTGGACATTCTCTGATTGCTATACTTGAG GATTGTACAATTCGATCCTGTGATTTTGACAGTGAGCAAACTTGTGTGTTGCATTCCCCTGAAAAGAGGACAGAACAGATTACCCCTGACACTGAAGTTCATCTTGCCTTGACTCCTCTTCAACCAGTAGTGTTTTTTGGATTCCATAAGAAGATGAGTGTAACAG TTGTTGGAACTGTGGAAGGTGGGAAGGCTCCAACAAAAATAAAGACTGATTTGAAGAAACCCATTGTCAATCTTGCTTGTCATCCTCGCCTTCCAGCTTTC TATGTAGCTTATCAAGATGGTTTGATTCGAGCTTACAATATCCACACATATGCTGTTCATTACACCCTACAAC TTGATAACACCATCAGGCTACAGGGTGCTGGAGCATTTGCATTTCATCCGACGTTGGAATGGATTTTTGTCGGTGACAGACGAGGTACACTTTTGGCATGGGATGTATCCACTGAAAGGCCTATGATGATTGGAAT TACACAAGTCGGTTCACAACCAATCACTTCACTTGCTTGGCTTCCAGTGTTGAGGTTGCTTGTCACTTTGTCCAAAGATGGAAGTGTTCAAGTGTGGAAAACTCGTGTAACTGTGAACCCTAATAGACCTCCAACTCAAGTAAACTTTTTCGAGCCTGCAG CTATTGAATCCATGGATATTCCTCGTATTCTTTCCCAGCAAGGGGGAGAAGCCGTTTATCCTCTCCCAAGAATTAGGTCTTTCGAAGTACACCCAAAATTGAATTTAGCAGCACTTCTTTTTTCA AGCATGGCTGGTGGAGATAATAGGAAAAATAGAGCTGCTTATACTAGAGAGGGCCGGAAACAACTCTTTGCTGTTCTGCAAAGTGCAAGGGGATCATCAG CGTCCGTGTTGAAGGAAAAACTTGCTTCCCTTGGTTCATCTGGTATATTAGCTGACCACCAATTGCAAGCCCAGCTGCAAGAGCATCATATGAAAGG CCAAAGCCAGCTAACAATCTCGGACATAGCAAGGAAGGCTTTTCTTTACAGT CATTTTATGGAAGGCAATgcaaagagttctccaatatcTAGATTACCTCTGATCACTGTATTGGATACTAAATATCATTTAAGGGACTTCCCTATTTGCCAG CCTTTTCATCTGGAGCTGAATTTCTTCAATAAAGAGAACCGGGTTCTTCATTATCCCATCAGGGCTTTTTATATCGAAGGAGCAAACCTTGTGGCTTATAATCTCACTTCTGGTgtggaaaatatatataaaaagctTTACAATTCG ATTCCTGGAAATGTAGAATTCCATCCAAAATATGTGGTATACAGTAAAAAGCAACACATGTTTCTTGTAGTCTATGAGTTCAGTGGTACGACAAATGAAGTTGTGCTGTATTGGGAAAACACTGATTCCCAGTTGGCGAATAGTAAATCTaccaatttcaaag GTGTAGATGCAGCATTCATTGGTCTTAATGAAAATCAATTTGCTATTCTTGATGGGGATAAGACTGGACTTGCCGTGTATATGTTACCGGGAGCTGCTTCAAAAGAATCCATTGAGAAGAATGGAGCAGTTGATAAAAATGATGCCGTGGACACTGAAGTTGCTTCTATTAAGGGTCCTCTGTCATTTTTGTTCGAAAGTGATGTTGATCGTATCTTTTCTACTCCTCTAG AATCTACTTTGATGTTTTGTTCTCAAGGGGACCAGATTGGCTTGGCTAAACTCATCCAAGGATACCGCCTTTCGAATGCTGACGGGCATTACATCTCAACAAAAGCTGAAGGGAgaaaattcattaaattaaaagcAAATGAAACTGTACTTCAG GTACAATGGCAAGAGACACTCAGGGGATTTGTGGCAGGTATATTGACCACACAACGAGTGCTTATTGTTACAGCAGATTTGGACATTTTGGCAAGCAGTTCTGCAAAATTTGATAAAGGAGTTCCTTCA TTTAGATCCCTCCTTTGGCTTGGACCTGCACTTTTATTCTCTACTTCAACTTCTATTAAAATGCTTGGTTGGGATGGAAAAGTGAGGACTATACTCTCGATCAGTATGCCTAATGCAG TGCTGGTCGGAGCTCTGAATGACCGTCTTCTGCTTGCAAGCCCTACTGATGTAAATGTTAGGCAAAAGAAGAAATATGAGATAAAAAATTGTCTTGTTGGGCTACTTGAACCTCTTCTAATTGGATTTTCTACAATGCAACAACATTTTGAGCAGAAGCTTGATCTGTCAGAAGTCCTATATCAAATAACATCAAG ATTCGATAGCTTGCGCATTACTCCCCGATCACTTGATGTTCTTGCCAGAGGCTCTCCAGTTTGTGGTGATCTTGCAGTATCGCTGTCACAATCTGGCCCACAATTCACTCAG GTGTTGAGAGGAGAATATGCAATCAAAGCACTTCGCTTTTCTACTGCTTTGTCTGCATTGAGAGACGAGTTCTTGCGGTCAAGAGATTATCCTAGATGTCCCCCCACCTCACATTTGTTCCATCGCTTCCGCCAGTTGGGATATGCATGCATAAG ATATGGCCAGTATGACAGTGCAAAAGAAACTTTTGAAGTTATAGCAGACTTTGAAAGTAtgcttgatttatttatatgtcACCTTAATCCTAGTGCAATGCGGCGTCTAGCCCAAAAGTTGGAAGAAGAGGGCACTAATTCAGAGTTGAGGAGATACTGTGAGAGGATTTTGAGAGTTCGCTCGACTGGGTGGACCCAaggcatctttgcaaactttgcTGCTGAAAGTATGGTTCCTAAAGGACCCGAATGGGGTGGGGGAAACTGGGAAATCAAAACAGCCATGAACTTGAAGGACATACCTCAGTGGGAACTGGCTGCTGAGGTCATGCCTTATATGAAAACTGACGATGGTACCATCCCATCCATTGTTACAGACCATATTGGTGTTTATCTAGGATTGATCAAAGGAAGAGGAAATGTTGTGGAAGTGAGAGAAGATAGCTTGGCTAAAGCATTTAAAGCTGGAGGAATCAAGACAAATGGGCTTCAGCAATTGCTTGCTTCCCCTATATCTAACAATCCCAAAGAGGCACCTGAAGGTGATTCCTTGATGGGACTAGAAACTCTCTCTCAGAAACATGCAGGTTCTGGTGCTGAAGATGCACAGGCAAAAGCTGAAGAAGAGTTCAAAAAGTCGATATATGGTTCTGGTGCTGATGGTAGCAGCAGTGATGAGGAAGGAACTTCAAAAACCAAAAGGCTACATATTAGAATCCGAGACAAACCAGTTGAGTCTACTAAAGTAGATGTTAGCAAAATTAAAGAAGCCACGAAGCAGTTGGGTCTCCCAATTAGTAGGACCAAATCATTAACTAGTTCATCACCAGATCTTGGGCTAGTTGTACCTCAACCAGCTCCAACAACCAGTGGAACTGCTGCAGCTCATACCTCTTTTCCAGCTGATATGTTTGGCACCGATGCATTCGTCCAACCAACACCCGCGTTGCAGCCTACTTCCATGGGTCCCGGTGTTGGACTTACAGCCGGGCCAATACCAGAGGACTTTTTCCAGAACACGATATCATCCCTTCAGGTTGCGGCATCACTGCCTCCTGCCGGGACATTTCTCTCAAGATTGGATCAAAATCCTCAAGGTACTGAAAGCGACAAGATCCCTGCTACCCTGGGTACTGCAGTTACCATGGATACTGGTCTACCTGGTGGTGGAGTACCCCCTCAAGTCACTCAACAACCAGTTCCATATGAGTCTATTGGGCTTCCAGATGGAGGTATTCCTCCACATTCTGTGCCTCAACCTGCTGCACCATCACAGCCACCAACTCTGATGTCACAAGCTCCAGTCTCTACGCAGCCCCTTGATCTCAGTTCGCTGGAAGCTCCTGGGTCCAAAACATCTGCAAAACCTGCTGAAAGATCAGCTTCTCCTCCGAAGGCTGTGCGACCTGGACAG GTTCCCCGTGGTGCTGCTGCTGCAGTCTGTTTCAAGATTGGACTTGTGCATCTAGAGCAGAATCAACTCTCAGATGCATTGTCCTGCTTCGATGAAGCTTTCCTAGCTTTGGCCAAGGATCAATCTCGTGGAGATGACATTAAGGCACAAGCTACTATTTGTGCCCAATACAAGATTGCTGTTACCCTTCTTCAG GAGATCAACCGACTGCGGAAAGTTCAAGGTCCCAGTGCAATCAGCGCGAAAGATGAGATGGCTAGATTGTCGCGTCATCTGGGCTCATTACCTCTTCTTGCAAAGCACAGAATAAATTGCATTCGAACTGCCATAAAAAGGAACATGGATGTGCAGAACTATGCCTATTCTAAGCAAATGCTCGAATTACTCTTATCAAAAGCACCTCCAGGAAAGCAAGATGAGTTGAGAAGCCTAGTCGACATATGTATTCAGAGAGGCTTGTCCAATAAGTCCATAGATCCATTAGAAGATCCATCCCAATTCTGTGCTGCCACACTGAGCCGTCTATCTACTATTGGATACGATGTCTGTGATCTTTGTGGTGCCAAATTCTCAGCTCTATCGAGTCCCGGCTGCATTATCTGTGGAATGGGAAGCATAAAAAGATCAGATGCAATTGCCGGACCAGTTCCTTCACCATTTGGCTGA
- the LOC140976189 gene encoding uncharacterized protein gives MNSRVGTIIYSKEAPLFPQNGKKMEMEGGKLQKADKTRANRRRSARDRKVALLEDVDNLKKKLRHEENVHRALERAFNRPLGALPRLPPYLPQYTLELLAEVAVLEEEVVRLEEQVVNFRQGLYQEAVCLSSKKGADDLRSSSGKRLSRSLSQSEANLGSIVARAVPRLSRSSTTRKSDGLADIASSCSEMTNVKQLRNVPALNLENRFVKEINGSSPDKKFMVIGTPVKRQLKTDSINNDNSRKIQNRIVEQAQENSTSSDDHMESEANKTSAEILKCLISTFVRLSSSKGKTMDLESFSSLETSEFGEIALESDFRDPYFNSSLLKKQEIGAYKHFYAVEAGSFDPNRKTNASFLICRLKILLDKLASVKLEGLNHQQKLAFWINVYNSCIMNAFLEHGIPESPDMIVALAQKATINVGGFLLTGIMIEHFILRLPYHLKYTCTKAWKNEEMKVFKAFGLEWSEPLVTFALSCGSWSSPAVRVYTASQIETELETAKRYYLQATVGISSSAKKLIVPKLLDWYLLDFAKDLDALLDWLCLQLPDQLRNQAVKCLEAKGKEPLSKLVQFSPYNFTFRYLIYMPQMKSVQVNV, from the exons ATGAACAGTAGAGTTGGCACCATTATTTATTCCAAGGAAGCACCTTTGTTTCctcaaaat GGGAAGAAAATGGAAATGGAGGGAGGCAAATTGCAAAAAGCGGACAAAACCAGGGCGAATCGGCGCCGGTCGGCAAGGGACAGAAAAGTGGCCTTATTAGAAGAT GTTGATAATCTGAAGAAGAAGCTGAGACATGAAGAGAATGTCCACAGGGCTTTAGAGAGAGCTTTTAATAGACCTTTAGGAGCTCTGCCTCGTCTTCCTCCTTATCTCCCTCAATAT ACACTCGAGCTTCTAGCCGAGGTGGCTGTGTTAGAAGAGGAGGTGGTTCGGCTAGAAGAACAAGTGGTGAATTTCAGACAAGGCCTGTATCAAGAAGCCGTCTGCTTGTCCTCCAAAAAGGGTGCAGATGATCTGAGATCATCCTCGGGAAAAAGGCTCTCAAGATCCTTGTCACAAAGTGAAGCTAATTTAGGATCAATCGTCGCACGAGCTGTTCCTCGTCTTTCAAGGAGTTCTACGACTAGAAAATCCGACGGTCTCGCTGATATTGCAAGTTCTTGCTCTGAGATGACAAATGTGAAACAACTTCGGAATGTTCCGGCTTTGAATTTAGAAAATAGGTTCGTAAAAGAGATTAATGGATCGTCGCCAGATAAGAAGTTTATGGTTATAGGCACCCCTGTGAAGAGGCAACTAAAGACTGACTCgataaataatgataattcCCGTAAGATACag AATAGAATCGTAGAGCAAGCACAGGAGAACTCCACAAGTTCTGATGATCATATGGAGAGTGAGGCGAATAAAACGTCTGCGGAAATCTTGAAGTGCTTGATCAGTACCTTTGTTAGATTAAGTTCATCAAAAGGAAAAACTATGGATCTGGAGTCCTTTTCTTCTCTAGAAACAAGTGAATTTGGTGAAATTGCCCTTGAATCAGACTTCCGAGATCCTTATTTCAATTCTTCTTTATTGAAGAAACAAGAAATTGGCGCCTACAAGCATTTTTATGCAGTGGAAGCTGGTTCATTTGATCCCAACAGGAAAACAAATGCATCGTTTCTGATTTGTAGACTTAA GATTCTTCTTGACAAGCTAGCCTCTGTGAAGTTGGAGGGTTTAAACCATCAGCAGAAGCTTGCTTTCTGGATAAATGTGTACAATTCATGCATCATGAAT GCATTTTTAGAGCATGGAATACCCGAGAGTCCAGACATGATTGTAGCTCTGGCACAAAAG GCGACAATAAATGTTGGAGGATTCCTTCTAACTGGAATAATGATAGAACACTTTATCCTGAGACTACCATATCACTTGAAATAT ACATGCACAAAAGCTTGGAAGAATGAAGAAATGAAGGTTTTCAAAGCATTTGGTTTGGAATGGTCAGAACCTTTAGTCACATTTGCTCTCTCCTGTGGAAGTTGGTCCTCCCCGGCT GTGAGAGTGTACACTGCATCTCAAATAGAGACAGAACTGGAAACAGCCAAAAGATATTATCTACAAGCAACTGTCGGGATTTCATCGTCAGCCAAAAAGTTAATAGTTCCCAAGTTGTTAGATTGGTATCTTCTTGATTTCGCCAAGGACTTGGACGCACTACTAGACTGGCTTTGCCTACAATTACCGGACCAGCTCAGGAACCAAGCAGTCAAATGCCTTGAGGCAAAAGGGAAAGAGCCACTCTCAAAATTAGTTCAATTTTCACCTTACAACTTTACTTTCCGGTATCTTATATATATGCCGCAAATGAAAAGCGTCCAAGTTAATgtgtaa
- the LOC140977431 gene encoding zinc finger BED domain-containing protein DAYSLEEPER-like, with translation MGVAAVLDPIYKMKLVEFYFPLIYDEISQSKVEEVRQNCCHVLVDYQSKTTKSLGNSGGSGIDGTSSDSNIDASDIIILDMYDKFVASSSSQAASKSLTELDMYLEEIVLPRTQHFDILSWWKTNVVKYPNLQKMAKDILDIPVSTVAYETAFSNSRRIVGPHYSRLNPTTLETLMCSRRWLWGEMECK, from the coding sequence ATGGGGGTTGCTGCTGTATTGGATCCTATATATAAGATGAAGcttgttgaattttattttcctctAATTTATGATGAAATATCACAATCTAAAGTTGAAGAAGTTCGACAGAATTGTTGTCATGTATTGGTTGATTACCAATCCAAGACAACAAAATCATTGGGAAATAGTGGTGGTTCAGGGATTGATGGGACTTCATCTGATTCTAATATTGATGCAtctgatattattattttagataTGTATGATAAATTTGTGGCTTCAAGTTCAAGCCAAGCTGCGTCAAAATCCCTAACCGAGTTGGATATGTATttggaagaaattgtcttgCCACGAACTCAACATTTTGATATTCTTAGTTGGTGGAAGACGAATGTGGTCAAATATCCAAATTTACAGAAAATGGCAAAGGATATTTTAGATATTCCTGTGTCAACTGTTGCATATGAAACTGCTTTTAGCAATAGTCGAAGAATAGTTGGTCCACATTATAGTAGGCTTAATCCAACGACTTTGGAGACGTTGATGTGctcgcgaagatggttgtgGGGTGAGATGGAATGTAAATAA